The proteins below come from a single Stomoxys calcitrans chromosome 1, idStoCalc2.1, whole genome shotgun sequence genomic window:
- the LOC106094015 gene encoding MIT domain-containing protein 1: MNAKDILIKAVQCDKEGRILEAQSLYQDGIQILMDVVADETDAAKKKVYYERIKEYIDRAEQIKIRVQKHAETGEIVANIPIDENSCGHSYRSLFGKYLNTDVKEILLDEPYLTERYQFQNLLAFAELAVKQSKNLKYIRLITKPDSKNPDGQAAILKQIKDDLAKREITLTIKYEPSLHDRKIVLSNGYIIKIGRGLHFFKAISPLYSLGLCDYDFRKCLQTDVDIWRTKNFS; this comes from the exons ATGAACGCAAAAGACATTTTAATTAAGGCTGTCCAATGCGACAAAGAAGGTCGCATTTTGGAAGCCCAATCGCTTTACCAAGATGGTATACAAATTCTCATGGACGTAGTTGCTG ATGAGACTGATGCAGCCAAAAAGAAAGTCTACTACGAACGCATCAAAGAGTATATTGACAGAGCAGAGCAAATCAAAATACGCGTTCAAAAACATGCAGAAACGGGCGAAATTGTAGCCAACATACCAATTGATGAAAACTCGTGCGGACACAGCTATAGAAGCCTCTTTGGCAAATACTTAAATACAGATGTGAAGGAAATACTTTTGGATGAGCCATATCTCACTGAGCGATATCAA TTTCAAAATCTATTGGCTTTTGCTGAGTTAGCcgtaaaacaaagcaaaaatctgaaatatataCGACTGATTACTAAGCCGGACTCAAAAAATCCAGATGGTCAGGCGGccattttaaaacaaatcaaagaTGACTTGGCCAAAAGGGAAATAACTTTGACCATCAAATATGAGCCATCCTTGCATGATCGTAAAATAGT TTTAAGCAATGGCTATATCATTAAAATTGGTCGAGGTTTGCATTTCTTTAAGGCCATCAGTCCTTTGTACTCCTTGGGATTGTGCGATTACGATTTTCGCAAGTGTCTACAGACTGATGTTGATATATGGCGAACAAAAAATTTCTCCTAA